The following are from one region of the Leptospira terpstrae serovar Hualin str. LT 11-33 = ATCC 700639 genome:
- a CDS encoding Ig-like domain-containing protein — translation MPMWKKIRILVLFVFSSLACLPEPKPSLLGVLVLPLITQTSANFSIESTNPSNGATGVSLTPTITIVMTQAIESTSLNTNISCSPSCPSLTGGASNRTITLTPASALVTGTTYTITLNQNIQSIFGLTLGTNTSFSFTTL, via the coding sequence ATGCCAATGTGGAAGAAAATACGAATTCTGGTTTTATTTGTTTTTTCCTCTCTGGCTTGTTTGCCTGAGCCAAAACCTTCGCTTCTAGGAGTCCTTGTACTTCCTCTCATCACACAAACATCAGCTAACTTCTCCATAGAATCAACTAATCCAAGTAATGGGGCAACGGGTGTTTCACTGACTCCCACTATCACCATTGTAATGACACAAGCCATCGAATCGACTTCGCTCAATACAAATATAAGCTGTTCTCCTTCTTGCCCTAGTCTCACAGGTGGTGCTTCCAACAGAACCATCACTCTCACACCAGCAAGTGCCCTCGTCACGGGAACTACTTATACCATCACTCTTAATCAAAACATCCAATCGATTTTTGGACTGACTTTAGGCACAAATACAAGTTTTAGTTTCACTACTTTATAA
- a CDS encoding TRL-like family protein yields the protein MTISSFYKINFRKPWIRNLKNKTVLLRTQILKFTYVFCFVFSFSCASSGFGTQGLLFEDQRISLMETGFSATKEGIACAKSYLGLLALGDASVETSQKNGNIKEITSIELESYNFLGIYAKLCTVTKGN from the coding sequence ATGACGATATCATCATTTTACAAAATAAACTTTCGCAAGCCTTGGATCAGGAACTTAAAAAATAAGACAGTCTTGTTACGAACCCAAATTTTGAAGTTCACTTACGTTTTCTGCTTCGTTTTTTCATTTTCCTGTGCAAGCTCTGGATTCGGAACTCAAGGCCTACTTTTTGAAGACCAAAGAATTAGTCTGATGGAAACGGGATTCTCTGCGACCAAAGAAGGAATTGCCTGTGCTAAGTCCTATTTAGGCCTCCTGGCCCTTGGAGATGCTTCAGTGGAAACCTCCCAGAAAAACGGAAACATCAAAGAAATTACGTCTATTGAACTGGAAAGTTACAATTTCTTGGGGATTTACGCAAAACTATGTACGGTTACCAAGGGAAATTAG
- a CDS encoding TRL domain-containing protein, protein MKQLFWLPMLLFSFQCLSIQIGNPSVTLFHNKGQEGWYSPGKVPTASDRFAESCTTNYFGLVSIGNASLDYIPRHSRPIEILSLDHYYKNQYFFFQELCLRVTGR, encoded by the coding sequence ATGAAACAACTTTTTTGGTTACCAATGCTTTTATTTTCTTTTCAATGTTTAAGCATTCAAATTGGAAATCCTTCGGTAACTTTGTTTCATAACAAAGGTCAAGAAGGTTGGTATTCACCGGGAAAAGTTCCCACTGCTTCAGACAGATTTGCAGAATCTTGTACGACAAATTATTTTGGATTGGTGAGCATAGGGAATGCTAGTTTGGATTATATTCCTCGCCATTCCCGTCCTATAGAAATTTTAAGCCTAGACCATTACTACAAAAATCAGTATTTCTTTTTCCAAGAACTTTGTTTACGCGTCACAGGCCGATGA
- a CDS encoding SGNH/GDSL hydrolase family protein, with protein sequence MKIFKNSILLGMLIFLTHCDTKKDYFDDIGANLLCTTYAICNGETPAKTGIIGDSWTDILLGFPFVETLRPQLENRFHYKFVGATLGGKTLQQVVSQGLQFQVIDQGGADMKVIILSLGGNDIQANLSQYIGNIDAVQAQRFATIKANLKQMIITGNAYKIARFGGPPLKWIIHGYDYPNPYMPSVIAGSEEGCKSKFDRIGLIVPDAAVFTSTQVDAFNNLLLEITREEPSFIYVDLRSTLGGKPMSRAEFMLDCIHANNLGYTLLADKFARFIYPITNQGL encoded by the coding sequence ATGAAAATATTTAAAAACTCAATTTTGTTAGGAATGTTAATATTCCTAACCCATTGTGATACCAAAAAGGATTATTTCGATGATATCGGCGCAAACCTACTTTGCACTACCTATGCAATTTGTAATGGGGAGACACCTGCAAAAACAGGAATCATTGGTGATAGTTGGACAGATATTCTTCTTGGTTTTCCATTTGTAGAAACTCTAAGACCTCAGTTAGAAAACAGATTTCATTATAAATTTGTTGGTGCCACCCTAGGTGGAAAAACTTTACAACAAGTAGTCAGCCAGGGCCTCCAATTCCAAGTCATCGACCAAGGTGGCGCGGATATGAAGGTAATCATTCTTTCTCTTGGGGGGAATGATATCCAAGCAAATCTTTCCCAATATATTGGAAATATCGACGCGGTACAAGCACAGCGTTTTGCAACGATCAAAGCAAACCTCAAACAAATGATCATTACAGGAAATGCATACAAAATCGCAAGATTTGGTGGACCACCATTAAAATGGATCATCCACGGATACGATTATCCAAATCCTTATATGCCATCAGTCATTGCTGGCTCAGAAGAAGGTTGTAAATCCAAGTTTGATCGTATAGGACTCATTGTTCCCGATGCGGCTGTATTTACTTCAACTCAAGTAGATGCTTTCAATAATCTTCTTTTAGAAATTACTCGCGAAGAACCATCTTTCATCTATGTAGATTTGAGAAGTACACTGGGCGGAAAACCAATGTCACGTGCAGAATTTATGTTAGATTGCATACATGCAAATAACTTAGGTTATACGCTTCTTGCAGATAAATTTGCGAGATTCATTTATCCGATCACCAATCAAGGACTTTAA
- a CDS encoding dicarboxylate/amino acid:cation symporter — protein sequence MFFPKIAFWIQILVSLLLGLLFGILLNPETGFVSSNTLKPFLPWMKLPGDIFLNLLQMIMIPLVIVSIALGVSSLRNLKDLWSLGSKTLIYFIFTTVIAVSIGISLTLVIKPGKYIQSQTIESKMNVQETKLNENQESIPEIIATIIPKNLVNVWSKQQMLSIVFFGMFLGIFFLTSKESGTGLKAFCHSLESFCLWVVATAMKLAPLAVLGLMSFAIVQIGFSLFLGLLSYIGTVLFGLFCILVFYGLLILVFTRKNPFRFLNQVREIPLLGFSTSSSSSVLPYSLKLAKEKLKLKETVADFVLPLGATVNMDGTALYQAVATVFLSQVYQVDLSPLDLFLLVGTVTAASIGTAATPGVGLVILASILHTFHIPIEGITILFGVDRFLDMCRTSVNLTGDLSCAFIMDHIWKETNPNENI from the coding sequence ATGTTCTTTCCTAAAATCGCGTTTTGGATTCAAATTCTCGTATCTTTATTGTTAGGTTTGTTATTCGGAATTCTATTAAATCCTGAAACTGGATTTGTATCCTCAAACACTTTAAAACCATTTTTGCCTTGGATGAAACTTCCAGGAGATATTTTTTTAAATCTCCTCCAAATGATTATGATTCCTTTGGTGATTGTCTCTATCGCCCTCGGAGTTTCTAGTTTACGCAATCTAAAAGACCTTTGGAGTTTAGGAAGCAAAACTCTTATCTATTTTATTTTTACTACCGTTATCGCCGTAAGCATTGGAATTTCACTGACTCTAGTCATCAAACCTGGTAAATACATTCAATCGCAAACGATAGAATCCAAGATGAATGTTCAAGAAACAAAATTAAATGAAAACCAAGAATCAATTCCTGAGATCATAGCGACGATCATTCCTAAAAACTTAGTCAATGTTTGGTCCAAACAACAAATGTTGTCGATTGTTTTTTTTGGTATGTTTTTAGGAATATTTTTCCTGACATCAAAAGAGTCAGGCACTGGCTTAAAAGCCTTTTGTCACTCTTTGGAAAGTTTTTGTCTTTGGGTTGTAGCGACAGCAATGAAATTAGCCCCCTTAGCCGTGTTAGGTTTAATGAGTTTTGCCATTGTTCAAATTGGTTTCTCTTTGTTTTTGGGACTTCTTTCCTATATTGGAACTGTCCTTTTTGGACTTTTCTGTATCCTAGTTTTTTACGGTTTATTGATCCTGGTTTTTACGAGAAAAAATCCTTTCCGTTTCCTGAACCAGGTTCGTGAAATCCCCTTACTTGGATTTTCTACTTCTAGTTCAAGTTCCGTTCTTCCGTATTCTCTAAAGCTTGCTAAAGAGAAGTTAAAACTAAAAGAAACAGTGGCTGACTTTGTTCTTCCTCTTGGTGCCACCGTCAATATGGATGGAACTGCTTTATACCAAGCAGTCGCTACAGTTTTTCTTAGCCAAGTATACCAAGTAGATCTTTCTCCATTAGACTTATTTTTGTTAGTTGGAACGGTTACCGCCGCATCCATTGGAACAGCAGCCACACCAGGAGTCGGACTAGTAATCCTTGCTTCCATCCTCCATACTTTTCATATTCCCATAGAAGGAATCACAATCCTTTTTGGAGTTGACCGCTTTTTAGATATGTGTAGAACTTCAGTAAATCTAACCGGCGATCTATCTTGCGCGTTTATTATGGACCATATCTGGAAGGAAACAAACCCCAATGAAAATATTTAA
- a CDS encoding DEAD/DEAH box helicase gives MDIPTQLSLDFETTVEPKQTNEYGFLIDEPELGLAKVTNETATSVELFFESKEIFRTVNKSNKQLQFLNQYPDSLRVWEEFPKAMDLALAASQLKLTYNFNKLSSLSNSRTRLLPHQIESTFIVANSLKPRFILADEVGLGKTIEAGLAVKELMFRRGLKKVLVVAPSPLLVQWQQEMRNKFNEEFAIVRRRNFVTNGPDHWRNFNKIITSIDFIKNPRYAEEILSTKWDIVVFDEAHRLRRDYSKITRGYLFAEKIARKTECLLLLTATPFRGKLEELFYLLHLVDPNILGPYHTFVNDYVVGQKGDLKEKISKVLLRRRKVEVGGFTKRFAKTVRIDLSPIERAFYDETTEYVKREYNMAMGTKNRAIGFVMVVFQKLLDSSVIALLSALQKRKFMLESKFHYMKEHETTLDDWDLDETEGVEEFITELEDEEMSSFQRIKRELFTLNRLIHLGKQIKEDKKTLKLKETLYRLKKEGHKKFIIFTQFRTTQDHLQSVLEPDFKVSPFHGSLSMDEKEVAIQKFKEDYEILICTEAGGEGRNLQFANILFNYDLPWSPLKIEQRIGRIHRFGQKDNVYIFNFASKDTVAERILEVLTNKIRLFEESIGASDDLLGTIEEELDFNSSLMKFVTGTKTKEELETEFDLRIQVAQKGFEKLNALVTPKVLDFNLKDYYDHTLEEREWNNSHLEEVVAQGAKFFQNQLPGTLTPISKGSYEYKNAEGKIKKATFDSDLALTNDSLEFLAFGHPFVEKVTELLTLSDVGRKKKYLLANNLGQKILFVFQVEFDFSLKRKDLFFIEFDLKKKKTTILTEKPTEWTETKTYVPEKEIPLSKLEEAFIYCYPIVESEAEIKKEILRKETLSIFQKEEYKVELSHQKTIRQLEEKLMRQEAAYKWDNRPEKKAVLHKTMKEIQRAKDEYTVEIRKIKNGATIFHRIRLYQTYISI, from the coding sequence ATGGACATCCCTACTCAATTAAGTTTAGATTTTGAAACAACGGTTGAACCAAAACAAACAAATGAGTATGGATTCCTCATCGACGAACCGGAGTTAGGTCTAGCAAAAGTTACAAATGAAACTGCGACTTCTGTTGAATTGTTTTTTGAATCCAAAGAAATTTTTAGAACCGTTAATAAATCAAACAAACAATTACAATTTTTAAATCAATATCCTGATTCACTACGCGTTTGGGAAGAATTTCCGAAAGCAATGGACTTAGCCCTTGCGGCAAGCCAACTAAAACTCACTTATAATTTTAATAAACTTTCCTCTCTTTCAAATTCTAGAACGCGATTACTTCCTCATCAGATTGAATCTACGTTTATCGTTGCCAATAGTTTAAAACCTAGATTTATCTTAGCTGATGAAGTGGGTCTTGGAAAAACTATTGAAGCTGGTCTTGCTGTAAAAGAGCTGATGTTTCGCCGTGGACTTAAAAAAGTCCTTGTTGTTGCACCTTCTCCGCTTCTTGTCCAATGGCAACAAGAGATGAGAAACAAATTCAATGAAGAATTTGCCATCGTAAGAAGAAGAAACTTTGTCACAAACGGCCCCGACCATTGGCGCAATTTTAACAAAATCATCACCTCTATCGATTTCATAAAAAACCCAAGGTATGCTGAAGAAATTTTAAGTACTAAATGGGACATCGTTGTTTTTGATGAAGCTCATAGACTCAGACGTGATTATTCAAAAATCACTCGTGGTTATCTTTTTGCAGAAAAAATTGCTCGTAAAACAGAATGTTTACTTCTTCTCACGGCCACACCCTTTCGCGGAAAACTAGAAGAACTATTTTATCTATTACACTTAGTAGATCCAAATATCCTTGGGCCGTACCACACTTTCGTAAATGATTATGTAGTGGGCCAAAAAGGTGATTTAAAGGAAAAAATATCAAAAGTACTCCTTCGTCGTCGAAAGGTAGAAGTTGGCGGATTTACCAAACGATTTGCGAAAACAGTACGCATTGACCTTTCTCCCATTGAACGTGCGTTTTATGATGAAACCACTGAATATGTGAAGAGAGAATACAATATGGCGATGGGAACCAAAAACCGAGCCATTGGTTTTGTGATGGTAGTCTTTCAAAAATTATTGGATTCCTCTGTGATCGCACTTCTCTCTGCCTTACAAAAACGTAAATTTATGTTGGAATCCAAATTCCATTACATGAAGGAACACGAAACCACTCTAGATGATTGGGATTTGGATGAAACGGAAGGTGTCGAAGAATTCATCACAGAATTAGAAGATGAAGAAATGTCTAGTTTTCAAAGGATCAAACGTGAGTTATTCACTTTGAACCGACTCATCCATTTGGGAAAACAAATCAAAGAAGATAAAAAAACTCTAAAACTAAAAGAAACACTCTATCGTTTAAAAAAAGAAGGCCATAAAAAATTCATTATCTTCACTCAATTTAGAACCACTCAAGACCATTTACAATCTGTGTTAGAACCTGATTTCAAAGTATCTCCCTTCCATGGTTCCTTAAGTATGGATGAAAAAGAAGTTGCGATCCAAAAATTCAAAGAAGACTACGAAATTTTAATTTGTACAGAAGCTGGTGGAGAAGGTCGTAACTTACAATTTGCAAATATACTTTTTAATTATGATTTACCTTGGAGCCCACTAAAGATCGAACAAAGAATCGGTAGGATCCACCGCTTCGGACAAAAAGATAATGTTTATATCTTTAATTTCGCTTCTAAAGATACGGTTGCCGAAAGAATTTTGGAAGTTCTTACTAATAAAATTCGATTGTTTGAAGAATCAATTGGTGCTTCTGATGATCTTTTAGGAACTATCGAAGAAGAATTGGATTTTAATTCTAGTTTGATGAAATTTGTAACTGGGACAAAAACAAAAGAAGAATTAGAAACTGAATTTGATCTACGGATTCAAGTAGCTCAAAAAGGATTTGAAAAACTAAACGCACTTGTCACTCCTAAAGTATTAGATTTTAATTTAAAAGATTACTACGATCACACTCTTGAAGAAAGAGAATGGAACAATAGCCATTTAGAGGAAGTGGTTGCTCAAGGTGCGAAATTTTTTCAAAACCAGCTACCTGGTACTCTAACACCAATTAGCAAAGGATCTTACGAATATAAAAACGCAGAAGGAAAAATTAAAAAAGCAACCTTCGATTCCGATCTGGCTTTAACCAATGACTCACTGGAATTTTTAGCTTTTGGACATCCTTTTGTGGAGAAGGTAACAGAATTACTTACTCTAAGCGATGTTGGTCGAAAAAAAAAGTATCTGCTAGCAAATAACTTAGGTCAAAAAATTCTTTTTGTCTTCCAAGTTGAATTTGATTTTTCACTCAAACGAAAGGATCTTTTCTTTATTGAATTTGATCTAAAAAAGAAAAAAACCACTATTCTCACAGAAAAACCTACGGAATGGACAGAAACAAAAACCTATGTTCCCGAAAAGGAAATTCCTCTTTCAAAACTGGAAGAAGCGTTTATCTATTGTTATCCTATCGTAGAATCAGAAGCAGAGATTAAAAAAGAAATCCTTAGAAAAGAAACCTTGTCAATTTTTCAAAAAGAAGAATACAAAGTGGAACTTTCTCATCAAAAAACCATACGTCAATTGGAAGAAAAACTAATGCGTCAAGAGGCCGCTTACAAATGGGACAATCGTCCTGAAAAAAAAGCAGTCCTTCACAAAACCATGAAAGAAATCCAACGTGCAAAAGACGAATACACGGTAGAAATTCGGAAAATTAAAAATGGGGCCACCATTTTCCACAGAATCCGACTTTACCAAACCTACATTAGCATTTAA
- a CDS encoding 7-carboxy-7-deazaguanine synthase QueE — translation MFGKIHEVYSSISGEGISQGIPTVFIRFAGCSLRCGKTETRALWCDTAYALGPNQGEEKSLETVWNELVTLDSHHGYQVLLTGGEPLEGKNRDLSVAIAKRIYEHRMNFGRPYPAPRVETNGSEQITDDSFFVFTMDYKLPGSGMEDRMNQENFRILEKRHNSLDEIKFVVRDRIDFDRSIEVIREQKIQTNILYSPVHGEVDAKELVEWIKVDNPPKCRLSLQIHKVLWGNQKGV, via the coding sequence ATGTTTGGAAAAATTCATGAAGTCTATTCTTCCATTTCTGGTGAAGGAATTTCACAAGGAATCCCTACTGTCTTCATTCGATTTGCTGGATGTTCCTTACGTTGTGGCAAAACGGAAACAAGAGCGTTATGGTGTGACACAGCTTACGCACTTGGACCAAACCAAGGCGAAGAAAAATCTCTGGAAACAGTTTGGAATGAATTAGTTACATTGGATTCGCACCATGGATACCAAGTGTTACTGACGGGAGGCGAACCTTTGGAAGGAAAAAACCGCGACCTCTCCGTAGCCATTGCCAAACGAATCTACGAACACCGAATGAATTTCGGTAGGCCCTACCCTGCTCCCCGAGTAGAAACCAATGGGAGCGAACAGATCACCGATGATTCCTTTTTTGTTTTTACTATGGATTACAAATTACCGGGTTCAGGTATGGAAGATCGAATGAATCAGGAAAATTTCAGGATTCTAGAAAAGAGACATAATTCACTTGACGAAATCAAGTTCGTTGTGCGAGATAGAATCGACTTTGATAGAAGTATCGAAGTCATTCGCGAACAAAAAATACAGACAAATATATTGTATTCGCCAGTCCACGGTGAAGTGGATGCCAAAGAACTAGTCGAATGGATCAAAGTTGACAATCCACCTAAGTGTCGTTTGTCGCTTCAAATTCACAAAGTTCTTTGGGGAAATCAGAAAGGAGTTTGA
- a CDS encoding VWA domain-containing protein gives MVMFVDAKLEFPLIQEKEVQENHLLLRFRTPANPKIDERKPLVIGLAVDKSWSMKGEKMESVIDASCALVNWLTRHDAVTIIAYSADVQIIQPVTHLTEKVSVTDKIRNIQVATSTNLSGGWLSALKSLSQSKIQNAYKRVLLLTDGNPTSGIKEKEALVKIAADHLAMGISTTTIGVGNDFNEEMLVEIAKAGGGNFHYIDNPEKASDIFFEEFGDIGALYAQAIDVELQLAPGVRLKQVLSETSHQIAEEFDEFLGDSKTISRQKINLQLGDLRADDIRNLVLRLEIDDRVNQAEAPFCEVNVSYYNLLQQNALESVKESFRFSRGNNRGKQDPDVLVEILIANATLGIKEISDFIKRGHIEDAKTLLFGLIQDIKTNLHFAPNALGSVLSRLQVLENKITTKSDDLNKHLFMNSQMMMKGPEKLDLKDVLVHDQIFEYHSVGDIDLYKCPEIKLLMEQKMSEGFRYVVFDFANTSHIDSSAIGMVIQIVGWLRRRGGELVVANIHDSVKKIFEITRLYNHIRVAENVSSAKEVLQRIIYANEGDTN, from the coding sequence ATGGTCATGTTCGTAGATGCCAAATTGGAATTTCCATTGATTCAAGAAAAAGAGGTACAAGAAAACCATCTCTTACTTCGATTTCGAACACCTGCCAACCCAAAAATCGATGAACGTAAACCTTTGGTCATTGGTCTTGCTGTGGACAAAAGTTGGTCGATGAAAGGTGAAAAAATGGAATCGGTCATTGATGCCTCTTGTGCACTTGTCAATTGGCTTACAAGACATGATGCTGTGACTATCATCGCTTATTCTGCAGATGTACAAATCATTCAACCAGTAACCCACCTAACAGAAAAAGTTTCTGTTACTGATAAAATTAGAAACATTCAAGTAGCTACTTCAACCAATCTGAGTGGCGGGTGGTTGTCTGCCTTAAAAAGTCTTAGCCAATCCAAAATACAAAACGCTTATAAACGCGTTTTATTACTTACCGATGGCAATCCTACTTCGGGAATCAAGGAAAAAGAAGCTTTAGTAAAGATTGCAGCGGACCATTTGGCAATGGGAATTTCTACCACAACCATCGGAGTGGGAAACGATTTTAATGAAGAGATGTTAGTGGAAATTGCCAAAGCTGGTGGAGGGAATTTTCATTACATTGACAATCCAGAAAAAGCATCGGATATATTTTTTGAAGAATTTGGTGACATTGGCGCACTCTATGCGCAAGCGATCGATGTAGAATTACAATTGGCTCCCGGTGTCCGGTTAAAACAGGTTCTATCGGAAACTTCTCACCAAATTGCGGAAGAGTTTGATGAGTTTTTAGGAGATTCCAAAACTATTTCCAGACAAAAAATCAATCTCCAGTTAGGTGATCTTAGAGCGGATGACATTCGCAATTTAGTGTTACGTTTGGAAATTGACGATCGGGTGAACCAAGCGGAGGCACCATTTTGTGAAGTAAACGTTTCCTATTATAATTTATTACAACAAAATGCTTTGGAGTCTGTGAAAGAATCCTTTCGGTTTTCGAGAGGAAATAATCGTGGTAAACAAGACCCTGATGTTCTTGTCGAAATTCTGATCGCCAATGCAACTCTCGGAATTAAGGAAATATCAGATTTTATCAAACGTGGTCATATAGAAGACGCCAAAACATTGTTATTTGGACTCATTCAAGATATAAAAACCAATTTACATTTTGCTCCCAATGCGTTGGGATCGGTTCTCAGTAGATTACAAGTATTAGAAAATAAAATTACCACCAAATCAGATGATTTGAACAAACATCTATTTATGAATTCTCAAATGATGATGAAAGGTCCCGAAAAGTTAGATTTGAAAGATGTGTTAGTTCATGATCAAATTTTTGAATACCATAGTGTGGGAGATATAGATTTATATAAATGTCCTGAAATCAAACTTCTGATGGAACAAAAAATGTCAGAAGGATTTCGGTATGTTGTTTTTGATTTTGCAAATACATCGCATATTGATTCGTCTGCGATTGGTATGGTGATTCAAATCGTGGGATGGTTACGGCGCCGTGGGGGAGAACTTGTGGTTGCCAACATTCATGATTCCGTTAAAAAGATTTTTGAAATCACTCGGTTGTACAACCACATTCGTGTGGCAGAAAATGTATCCTCTGCGAAAGAAGTATTACAAAGGATTATTTATGCAAACGAAGGAGATACTAACTAA
- a CDS encoding transcriptional coactivator p15/PC4 family protein: MAKTGIIRDIDKGRGEVIRVEISEYKGQTFFNIRVWYTDPNGELKPTQKGIAIAPTLVGELKEAIEEAERWLA, encoded by the coding sequence ATGGCAAAAACAGGAATCATTCGAGACATTGATAAAGGTAGAGGAGAAGTCATCCGCGTGGAAATCTCCGAATACAAAGGCCAAACTTTTTTTAATATTAGAGTTTGGTACACCGATCCAAATGGAGAATTAAAACCTACGCAAAAAGGCATAGCCATTGCACCGACTCTTGTAGGTGAATTAAAAGAAGCTATAGAAGAAGCAGAACGTTGGTTAGCATAA
- a CDS encoding FAD-binding oxidoreductase, translated as MLTPQINLFKKSNPILAQVIANTRLTPEPGKGKRPTKEGDSAVHRITIAIDHNTYPYMIGQSAGIIPPGVDPEKQAKGSADPSYTIRLYSIASPSFSFGQTKDNIEFVVKRDNVYDENGNLVHKGVCSNYLCDLKPGDTVTMTGPAGKKFLLPQMDFTGDIFFFATGTGISPFLGMVEELLVQKLISFQGNLYLVYGAPYTDEIVLRDYFEGMEKIHSNFHFITAISREEKNSFDGGKMYITHRAKENAETIKNAVNGNGKFYICGGPKGMEKGVIQEIMSACGTDLSYDEFKKHLEEKEQLFVETY; from the coding sequence TTGCTTACCCCTCAAATCAATCTCTTTAAGAAATCCAATCCCATCCTAGCCCAGGTGATCGCGAACACCCGTTTGACTCCGGAACCAGGTAAGGGAAAACGTCCAACCAAAGAAGGTGACTCCGCAGTCCACCGAATCACGATCGCCATCGACCACAATACCTATCCCTATATGATCGGACAAAGTGCTGGCATCATCCCTCCTGGTGTTGATCCAGAAAAACAGGCCAAAGGATCGGCCGACCCATCCTATACCATTCGTTTGTATTCGATCGCGTCACCATCGTTCAGTTTTGGCCAAACCAAAGACAATATTGAATTTGTTGTCAAACGCGACAATGTGTACGATGAAAATGGGAATCTAGTCCATAAGGGAGTTTGTTCCAATTATCTTTGTGATTTGAAACCTGGTGATACAGTCACGATGACAGGGCCCGCAGGCAAAAAATTCTTACTTCCGCAAATGGATTTTACTGGCGATATCTTCTTTTTTGCCACAGGAACAGGAATCAGTCCATTTTTGGGAATGGTAGAAGAACTCCTTGTCCAAAAACTCATCTCCTTTCAAGGGAATCTTTACTTGGTATATGGTGCACCTTATACTGATGAAATCGTTCTAAGAGATTATTTTGAAGGAATGGAAAAAATTCATTCCAATTTTCATTTTATAACAGCAATTAGCCGAGAGGAAAAAAACTCCTTCGATGGCGGAAAGATGTACATCACTCACCGTGCAAAAGAAAATGCAGAAACGATTAAAAATGCTGTCAATGGAAACGGTAAGTTTTATATTTGTGGCGGCCCGAAGGGAATGGAAAAAGGAGTGATACAAGAAATCATGTCCGCTTGTGGAACTGATCTTTCGTATGATGAATTTAAAAAACACCTAGAGGAAAAAGAACAACTTTTTGTAGAGACGTACTAA
- a CDS encoding DUF3015 domain-containing protein, giving the protein MFNRRIRLIFKTQLTIISLICLFTSASLFAEPYGMAGCGLGSMISVWKNDIGQVLAATTNGSLSSQTFGITSGTSNCTNDGIVRADRAQEVFVTYNEQPLELETTSGNGERIQAFASLLGCPTHSKELGKLMKEEHSFIFEKTKEANSASRSKIIISRLKSKIADDPELKLACLY; this is encoded by the coding sequence ATGTTCAATCGTAGAATCCGACTCATTTTTAAAACTCAACTAACTATCATTAGTTTAATTTGTCTTTTTACTTCTGCTTCTCTTTTTGCGGAGCCCTATGGAATGGCTGGTTGTGGACTTGGTTCTATGATTTCAGTATGGAAAAATGATATTGGACAAGTCCTTGCTGCTACTACCAACGGAAGTTTGTCTTCCCAAACGTTCGGAATTACATCGGGAACTTCTAACTGTACTAATGATGGAATTGTCAGAGCCGACAGAGCTCAGGAAGTATTTGTAACTTATAATGAACAACCACTAGAGTTAGAAACTACAAGTGGAAATGGAGAAAGGATACAAGCTTTTGCTTCGTTATTAGGATGTCCTACTCATAGTAAAGAACTCGGAAAACTGATGAAAGAAGAACATTCTTTTATCTTCGAAAAAACAAAAGAGGCAAATTCTGCTTCACGATCCAAAATAATTATCTCTCGATTAAAATCAAAGATTGCAGACGATCCTGAATTAAAACTAGCTTGTTTGTATTAA